The Punica granatum isolate Tunisia-2019 chromosome 4, ASM765513v2, whole genome shotgun sequence genome has a window encoding:
- the LOC116204138 gene encoding agamous-like MADS-box protein AGL11, translating into MLSIINKNQQAEAAADALCADYIVHIMHGRHLMGDSLSALSVKELKQLENRLERGITRIRSKKGRMLLDEIEYLQKKKIEMENETVYLCTKIVEIERMEQANMVPGQEMNAIQVLASRNFFPPNMLEGGNFY; encoded by the exons ATGCTCAG TATTATCAACAAGAATCAGCAAGCTGAGGCAGCAGCAGATGCT CTTTGTGCTGATTATATAGTGCATATTATGCATGGCAGGCATTTGATGGGAGATTCTTTGAGTGCCCTTTCTGTGAAGGAACTGAAGCAGCTCGAGAACAGGCTCGAGCGCGGAATCACCAGAATTAGGTCCAAGAAGG GTCGAATGCTGCTTGATGAGATTGAGTACTTGCAGAAAAAA AAGATTGAGATGGAAAATGAAACTGTGTACCTTTGCACCAAG ATAGTTGAGATAGAGAGAATGGAGCAGGCGAACATGGTTCCGGGCCAGGAGATGAATGCGATTCAGGTGTTGGCTTCCCGCAATTTCTTCCCTCCCAATATGTTGGAGGGTGGAAATTTCTAC